The Papaver somniferum cultivar HN1 unplaced genomic scaffold, ASM357369v1 unplaced-scaffold_107, whole genome shotgun sequence genome includes a region encoding these proteins:
- the LOC113328402 gene encoding protein BIG GRAIN 1-like B, which yields MDYTRKSYFLQQEQETYHFHHQEKKHSNNLHHQLPHLNTSFSSSLLDEIYKSFDETTSYNPSSCFEETKTITMKKKMMTQSCIAAPITSSRTSSIINKQHSSVKGASNRDHHQQRDFVAVKEESGRTKQRNIVDKWVLEKKKKKTNTKGNDQKLIVDSNNKINLRKKTASSVPVDTTHHRCLHSTSSSSDSSSGGGFSSSETESVYGSRTAKSTKSSNTGSFFVKPIRTRGSSTVHHSEKNDQILRSHQSKLKTEDNESRSGGGNGKAKSRAMKIYNDLMKVKQPISPGGKISSFLNSLFTPKKSSNDFPATTTKSTFTRTTAPPVTAATPTCSSASSYSRSCLTKTPSLSNNVNLKQRSVRFYPVNAIVDDSSKPSREQSQPKHHNQQQQRRSNRIGSEEEFKNKISEIKKNNQQRFLVEEVIDIDKMLMANYQRKDEKNLKVEDEYDDDRASYASSDLFELDNLSTIGLEINAARFSEELPVYETTHFETNRAIANGFRV from the coding sequence ATGGATTACACAAGAAAATCTTACTTCTTACAACAAGAACAAGAAACATATCACTTTCATCATCAAGAAAAGAAGCATTCCaataatcttcatcatcaacttccaCATCTGAATACTTCGTTTTCTTCGTCTTTACTCGACGAAATCTACAAGTCGTTCGACGAAACAACAAGCTATAATCCGTCGTCGTGTTTCGAAGAAACAAAAACAATTaccatgaagaagaagatgatgacacAGAGCTGTATTGCTGCTCCGATTACAAGCAGCAGAACTAGTAGTATTATTAACAAACAACATTCTTCTGTTAAAGGGGCGAGTAATAGAGATCATCATCAACAGAGAGATTTTGTAGCAGTGAAAGAAGAATCAGGGAGAACGAAACAGAGGAACATTGTTGATAAATGggttcttgaaaagaagaagaagaagacgaatacCAAAGGAAATGATCAAAAACTAATTGTTGATTCAAATAATAAGATTAACTTGAGGAAGAAAACGGCATCATCGGTTCCGGTGGATACGACTCATCATCGGTGTTTACATTCTACTTCGAGTTCTTCGGATTCTAGTTCCGGTGGAGGGTTTTCTTCGTCGGAGACTGAATCAGTTTATGGATCAAGAACGGCGAAATCAACCAAATCTTCGAATACTGGTTCATTTTTTGTGAAACCAATTAGAACTAGAGGTAGTAGTACCGTTCATCATTCAGAAAAAAATGATCAAATTCTTAGAAGCCACCAATCGAAATTGAAGACAGAGGACAACGAAAGCCGTAGCGGTGGTGGAAATGGGAAAGCAAAATCGAGAGCAATGAAGATTTACAACGATTTGATGAAAGTAAAACAACCGATTTCTCCCGGTGGAAAAATCTCGAGTTTtctcaattctctcttcacacctaaaaaatcatcaaatgattttccggcaacaacaacaaaatccacgttTACAAGAACAACAGCACCACCGGTCACGGCGGCAACACCAACATGTTCATCGGCTTCTTCGTATTCAAGATCATGTTTAACCAAAACTCCATCGCTGAGCAACAATGTAAATCTGAAACAGAGATCTGTTAGATTTTATCCAGTTAACGCCATTGTTGACGATTCTTCCAAACCTTCTCGAGAACAATCTCAACCTAAACATCATAATCAGCAGCAACAGCGTAGGAGTAATCGTATTGGCAGCGAAGAAGAATTCAAGAACAAGATTAGTGAAATTAAGAAGAATAATCAGCAAAGGTTCTTAGTTGAAGAAGTAATCGACATTGATAAAATGCTAATGGCAAATTATCAAAGAAAAGATGAGAAGAATCTGAAAGttgaagatgaatatgatgatgaTAGAGCTAGTTATGCAAGTTCAGATTTGTTCGAACTTGATAATTTATCAACAATTGGATTAGAGATTAATGCTGCTAGGTTTAGTGAAGAACTTCCTGTGTATGAAACTACTCATTTCGAAACTAATCGTGCCATTGCTAATGGTTTTAGAGTGTAA